The Humulus lupulus chromosome 7, drHumLupu1.1, whole genome shotgun sequence region cctgggggctcgggattggtcccgaggctaggttttgggacttgaggtttgatgatgactttgacctatgtttgtgtttaggtgagcgctagggcttgagagggatcgtgctcaaggagtcaagtgatcaaagctagcgaatcgaaaggtaagaaaactgcactcggttatatgtttgtgatgggactaagtgctctcgatatttgtattatgtcaatgatggtattatgccatgggacatgtgatagcggcctaagggtgttgtacacaatatttgcgcacagggcgcgacttggccactagtagccgaggatagcttaatattcactgagctcggtttaagcgggccggagtcagtgggataatggagggagcagcctgagggcgctagccctagttatcatttgtgatatgatatatgatatgagtttatatgtttagtatttggaatacttgattatactgaatgcttatatggttgagaatatgtgatgcaatatgagatattggtttgtctgttgattgcttatgctctgttgttgtgttttcttgctgggccttggctcacgggtgctacgtggtgcaggtaaaggcaagggcaagctggaccaatcctgaaatggagagctgcggggttgaatgtacatagctagctgttcgattgccatggtcgaggagtggatcaggacagggattgcctaacagtctgttttgccttaatatggcttgatattgtatttaaaccttatgtcttttgtaaattgtctttaatcttaatattttcgggatcccgtataaacaggaaatgtttcttcatgaaaatgtgatttttgagaccaaaattttttaaccctagttcccttatagtttcaataacacattttaaattaaatgacttgattagcaagtctagcactttataaacacacagtgtaaggCGTTACAATCAGgttctcgatctcgtccttcagctgacaACATTCCTCGGTCATGTGGCCTACGTCCTTATGGTAggcacaccttttgctggtgtccctcgaatttttcccctttgaacatggggcttgGTTTCTGATAATGGACTACATTTCCTGTTGCAAGGTAGATGTTTTCCAGGCTGTCCACCAAGTTAGTATACTCCATGTATTAGGGCTCGTACCCCCTTTTTCCCTTCTTCGAGGGCTCAAATCGGTTCTGAATTTTACCCGATCTCTTTCCCTATGAAGGGTTCATGCTTGCCTCAGCTGCTTCGACCTGAGGCGGTTGGGCAACGCCGGGAGCGGCATTGTACCCAGTGGGTGCCACTCTGTACCCGGAGAATGGGGTCGATGGAGCCGGAGCATATCCCGTCGAAGTGGACCCATAAGCCATCAGGGTCATGAATGGCAACCCAAGGGTTCCATTGGATCTGAATGCTGCTAGAGGTGCTGGATAGATATTTGCTTAATAATGCACTCCGTATCCGGGAAAGGTTTGCGCTGTCGATTGGGTTGCTGGCTACTACCCAAAGGCTTGGATTCGatcctcctcccagttgatgaaaccttgtgccctcatgatgaattcttcaagggtggccgccttgctgtcttgcatgtcatcccagagaggggacccaGCTTTGATTTTGAAATGGAGAGCTACCAGACGTTGTCCGTCATCAACCTTAGTTTTTGAGTCTTCCTTCATGAAGTGTTGGATGTAAGCTCTAAAGGTCTTTGTGGGATTCTGTTTGATGTTGGCCAGCACGCTGACTTCCATGTCCAGCTTTATGGCGGCCACTAACTGTTTACGGAAAGATGACTGCAATCTGGACCAAGATTGGATCGATCCCatcttaagtctcttccaccactcttttGTGGGTCCAGCCAAAATTATTGAGAAACATAGGCACTTGCCGTTGTCACAGACGCTACATTCATCAGGTGATTGTAGCGGGACAAGTGATCTTTGGGGTCAGTGTTCTTGGTATAGGCGGGTATATCCGGCATCTTGAACCCTTTGGGTAGCACGATGTCTAGGATGCGCTTGGTGCAtggttcttttcttcttcttcagaatCAAAACCTCTGTCTTCTTGCTTCCGGACCAGCGGTTCGTGACCTTTTCAAGAGTGACCAGTTGTTCCATGAACTGCCTGGCCATTCCATTGTCTAGGGGGGCTCTCTTGGTCCTCTATttgttgaggttattcctcaagtcgcctcctcgGGGGTGAATCTTTTCTTTGTAGGTCCGCTCCTTTCAGGCATTGAGGTCGTCGCGCAAGTCCACTCGGGAAGTGTTGTCTCTCGAACTGATTGGTTCTCGCTCTTCTTCGTGTTTGCACCCACTATGATCCTTGTTCACGGAGGCACTAGGATAAAAGCATCATCCTTGATCGTCCTGTCTAGGGACGTTCCGGGGCTTAGTACCCTACGAGCACTTTCCCTATGGGTTGTTCGGATGATCCCGTCCAAGGACAGGATTCATCAGTTCTTTCCTAAGGAATTGCCCTGGATTAGCCCTAGTTTTTGGAATGGGATGAGCTCTCTTTTTAGGGTTTGTTTTTTCAACAAGATCAGCCATTTTGGCCTACCCTTTTTCCTGAGCAGGGTTCGTCGGGCTGGCTCCAGGATGTGGGGATGGTCCCGAAGGAGAAATAGGGGTAGCATCATTGGGTACACTAGTCCTTACAGGTGGGATAGGCGGATGCGTTCCTAGGGGAGGAATGACTGaaggattggctgccaatccttgggcaACAATAAAGGCTTGCAGagccaggagggactcttgcatttgCTAGGTGGCCTCCTGTTGTTCAGCGATCCTGGCTTCTTCATCCAGGACCTGTTGTCTCAAACGAACCTCCTCTGGATCCTCTTGTTTAGGATCCATATCCTTCTCATCAGGATCAATGGGGCTTTTGACCTCGTGATCCTCATACTCCCCTCCATCTTCCTCGTAATAGCCTTTGTCGTAGTCACCCCATCCCCAAAGTTTTGGGAGTCGTTGGGCAAAGGCCCTTGGTAAGGCCCAACCTcaggttggtcttgaggaagtggtTGATTGGGCAGTGGTCTTcattgtcttgttgttgctggtgaccAGGATCGACCACGGTATGCCTGGTGTTCACCATTTTTATAGATGATCAAGGTTGAATCAAGCTttcttcaactctcaatgaaaacaccaaaatatttaccgagttttttagaaactagaaatatgttatgaaataagaGTTGGAAAGAAAGGATTAGAGATGAATAATcatagtttttacgtggttgaggcattaatgagccttagtccacaagtcactagtattaggctttagagagttttgccAATGGAGTTTTCTAAAAATTCAGCAGggtttttgcttacaagagaaaatctgggatccttGCTATAGTGCACAACTGATCCTATTTATAGGTAGTCAAGTAGCTTGGGTGGGACTAATTTGGGCCCAGTAAGGATGTAATTACAATTTACTCGCTAacagagccataatacaaagaacgTAACATAATTAGATGTTCTTAATCTGAGCCCATTGGATCGGCTTAGGCGTGGCCAAGCCTTATAGTTGCCCATTGTACGTTGGAATGGACTGGTCCACGTGGGCTACTAAGGGGAtcttggggacaggatctgtcagagtagtggaaaaactgtttcctaggaacagtgtacatTCCGTGCGTACCCTATTctgtaggttagttgaggagaccaactaccAGATTTCGTGGGGATAGGTCAACATCAAGGAAAACTAGGCTTGCCCTATCTAGACGTCTGGtctgggttcatttactaatgtcctgGTTCATTTATCGGAGTCCTGGTTTGTTCACCAGGACCCGAGTTCATTTGCCAAGGTGGACATCGTGATGGTGGAGACCTCCCCTGGGTTCTTGATAAGTTCCGTCTCTAGTGAACAGTTAATCTGCCACCTTAATTAGCATCTCAGAGGATGTAGGTTGCTCGTGGCCGAGAAGATGTGTCGGGCCTGCATCTCATTCCTGGTTCCTTCATTATGCTCGCGCCCATTGAATGTTGTTGGGCTTGATAGTGTTTGGGCTATCAGGTTTTCCTCCTTCCTCGTTCGTTAGGCTTAGGATGGGCCCGAACCTCTTCTGAGGGCCCACAGACCCAttgggtcatgccacgtgtcaaagGTGGAAAACAGTGATAACATTATACATGTATGATCCTGGttgatattaataaattttaaaacccaaattctccgctgcgtatctctgatttacacatttaataccaacattgtCTGCCCCAAATTGTTAGGCCAATCCGAGATGTCTCCTACCCAACGTGACCAAATCCAGCCACACCTCTCCACGACGAGTCTAGATGACCCAATAAGTCAATTCCAGCAAAGAGCGACCCCCAATCAACCTAACCCAACAAATCCTAACCCTAATTTTGTGGGTCTAGcaagaaatgaagagatttccaTAGGAAGAATCTAGAGCTCATACATTCATTGGGATGCAAGCAAAGATCATCAAGGTGTAAAATTGATGGGCTAAGGATAGATGAGGTAGAAATCTTACCGATATGAAAAATAGGCTTGGTGGGGCAGCATGATGCTTGAACTTGGTAGAATGCTTGGACTCAACAGACTACAAGGGGCGACGATGTCTTGCACGAGGAAGATTGGGTGAGAACTTCGTCGCACTTCAGTGTGTTTCACAAATGAGATGCCCAATGATCTCCTCAAATGCACATTTAAAGCCTTGAACCCACCACTCCTTCAATCAAGAGGTGTCACACGAGggggaagaagaaggagaatTTGGTGTCGCCATCCTTACTCCAAAATTGCAGTGTGAATGAGGCCCAAGGTTTGCCCTTCACCACTTTATTAAAGAGGCACACCTAGGTGGCTCCCTGCCACCATTGGTGTTAAGATCCAAAAGGCGAGACCCTCCACTATTTGTCGGGAAAAGCAAAATTCAACACCCAAGGCGATTCCTACAAAAGGAAAGGTTCAAAAACGCCAAGGAATGGCAATTCCTGAGCTCGCCACAGCCGGTGCACGAACCTCATGTCGCCAATTACCTCAGTGTAGGTACTAAAGCTTCATCTCGCCAGTCGCCCATGACTCACTATTGTGAAAAGTTGCTAAAAAGGAGGTTCCTTGAGAACGGAGCAGAACATGCGAGTACGGGCTAAGCATCCGTCCCATCCTTGAGAACATGTGGCTAAGGATGATACCACCTCAGTGAAATACAAAACCAATATGTACCCATGCTGCATGAGAATTCAAATGTCTATAAATTCAGTGCAAATAGACGGAACCGAGACAAGCCATCGCTCAAAGAACTTGTTTAGTGATATAtggtaaccatccatgggtaataaccattgagaagtcttccatatatatatttatgtaaaccAGATCTGGAGAGTGGCATATATGGTACAACAAAAATTGTGATGGAATGCAATGACTTTTCAAGTCCTTTAATTTAGTAAACCCAAATACCTAGTTTAATGGAATTAGAATTCCTATTGGAAAAGTCGTTCCAATGATAAAATGCAAACCAAACACTTGAATTGGTCATCTTTAGGAATAACAATTTCATTCCTATGTTCATTCATGTAAACCAAACATTACCTTAAATTCTAATTTATTATGATTAAAgtcaatattgagattaattgacTCAATATTCTTAATATGGTCAATATTAATTCAGTTACTCAATTGCATATATTGAGTTGCCTAATTTATATATCATTATTGATTATCAAATATTCTGACATCAATTGTGACAGAGATTTTGATGAAAAGTCtcacttatataaatatatggtaTCGGTCCCCATGCTCATTGCTCACATTCATTCATTCATAAAGACCATCAAAGAAAGCAAGTGAGAGCTTGACATATCGTTTACCcattaatatttttacttttatttttgcaAATTTAAAGATCAATATATCAATGGGGAATAGCATCAATGGTGGAGTCACATCTCGATTTGGTAACAACCCTACTAAGTTCATTCCACATATTAGCATTGTTTATATGACTCAGTTTTTCTTACATGCCTctcaaataaaaactaaaaaacacTTGAGTGCAAATATTTAATGAGATCTTTGAATTaggatattttatatatttatttttttaaggtaTTTTTATAAGGAGCAAAGTCTAAGCCTTTATTTCCTATAAAAATGTAGCCTAACCTATGTAATGGGGCTTTCTCATGAGTaaagataaagaaaaatgaaATTCATATCTTGTCCCTCTTTTCACCTTACTTCTTATCTCACCTTTTCTTCTTCATTGTtgaaataaagagaaagaaaaacaacaatcatttTTATTCTTTATTCAATCCCCAACTCAAATTCAATATGCTTGATCCTTTCGTTAAATAAGTTATCAGTTAGATTTAGCCTCAAAATCTGCCATTATTGTTCTTCTCTCACATTTTCTTCCATTTTATCATGTCACATTTTTTAACTAGATAATGTTTTTTGAGGTTGATTTTTTGTTTTCAGCCACTATTTTCAGTAGACACTTTAATTTTTTGAACTTTTGGTTGATTATTGCCATATTTACATCCTAATCATATTCTACACATTATTCTTGATAttaatttgtcatttattgacaTATTTTCTACCATCAATGAGATATTCAAGTTTTTCCAGTTTACTATTTTGTTACCAATTTTTTATAGTTAAGTACTTAGTTACAAGTTTGtcttctttaataataataataataataataataataataataataataataaaatcattaACTAGTTATTGATTCTACTAGTTTTAGTTTTGTTACATACCTTTTAGGTCTTATTATCAATTGGGAAAATACCAGTTTGATCTTTGTGCTTTTCCCGAATACGTGATCGacccctgtgttttgttaaatgatccCAATCAAGCACAAGGTTAGTTTCAATGCACCGCTGGAGTACCAAAGTGAGATTATGAAGGCATCGATCAAATGAGTCACGATAAAcactaaaatcatccataaaaacctcaatgatgttttcaatatattctgaaaaaatgctcatcatacatcgctgaaaagtaacaggagcattacataacccaaacaACATACTTCAGAAATCGAATGTACCAAAAGGGCATGTGCAGGTTTTCTTCTCTTGATCTTCAGGAGCAATAACAATCTGATTATATCCCAAATAAccgtcaagaaaacaataataaggaTGACCCGCTAACCtctcaagcatctgatcaatgaaaggtAATGGAAAGTGATCTTTACGAGTTGCCGCATTCAACtttcggtagtctatacaaactcGCCACCCCGTTTGCATTCTTTTTGGTACCAGCTCGTTTTCATCGTTCTTTACCACTGTGATTCCAGACTTCTTTGGCACTACCTGAACTGGACTCACCCATTGACTGTCTGAAATTGGGTAAATAATACCCAAATTAAGGAGCTTCAGTATCTCCTTTTTAACAACCTCCATCATAGGTGGATTTAATCTCTGTTGCCCCTCACGTTTTGGTTTAGACCCTTCTTCAAGTAAAATTCGGTGCATGCACATAGAAGGGCTAATCCCCTTAATATCAGCAATAGACCAACCAATGGTTGTTTTATATTCTTGGAGAACTCTCATTAATTTTTCTTCTTGGACTTGGTTAAGATCTCTTGCAATGATAATTGGAAGTGTCTCGTTCTtccccaagtaaacatatttgaGATGCTCCAGAAGTGGCTTCAATTCAAGTGTAGGAGCTTGAACAATTGATGGTTGCAATTTCTCATTAGAAATCTATAAATTCATAAATGCAACCTTCTTAAAAGTCTTGTCAAAACCACTATTGAGTGTGGTTATGACATCCATGATCTCATGAGAAAAATCTTCATCGGTCAACACAAGATGCTCTCTCAACGCAACCTCCAAACAATCTTCATTATGCAAATCTAAAACTCGTTGAGAAAGGATATCCAACACATCAAGAGAGTAAACAGCATGTACATCACTTGGATAcctcatagcctcaaaaatattaaatcgaatTGTCTCCCCATCAAATTCCATGGTCAATGTACCGTCATGCACATCAATCTTAGTTCTCACAGTTTTCATGAATGGTCTCCCCAACAAAATTGGAGTGGAGCATGGAATAgattcatcttccatatcaagaacataaaaatcagCTGGAAACACCAATTCATTCACTTGAACTAACACATCTTCTATTACACCCTTGGGATAAGCATTTGACCTATCAGCAAGTTGAATAGTCACCCCTGTTTCTTCAAGTGGACCGAGATTCAATGAAGCATAAAtggagaatggcatgacattgatagAGGCTCCCAAATCCAATATACAACGCTCAATTCTTTTATTACCAAAGTGCAAGGGATAGTAAAAGTACCAAGATCCTTACACTTGGGTGGAAGCTTCTTTTGAAGAACTACataaacattttcccccacaCTAACCTTTTCATTACCCCTCAATTTACGCTTATTAGTGCACAACTCTTTCAAAAACTTGGCATAGCGCGACACTTGTTTAATAGCGTCAAGAAGAGGAATATTCACTTCTACCTTTCGAAATGTATCAAGAATTTCCTTGTCAGCCTCTTCCTTTTTAGTCTTCTTTAGTCTGCTTGGGAATGGAGGTGGGATGACAAAAGTAGGCTTAGGGTTTACTTGTGTAGGGGTGGTTGGATTTGGAGGAACATTTTCATTAACTGAGAAATCAACTTGTGGCTTGGATGACAATTTACTGGGCATTGGAGGACTAGGTGGATCATATTGCGTCCCGCTTCACAAAGTTACCGCACTAGCATTCTCCTTGGGATTCATCTCAGGTTATGAAGGCAATTTATTAGACAGGTGAGCTTCCAACCTGTTATATGATGCTGCTAATTGTCCCACCTGATTCTCCAAACTTTTGATGGAAGCTTGGGTGGTTTGCTGAAACTGAAGAGTATTTGTAGCAAGTGCATTGATTAAATCCTCAGTAGAGGGTTTGGCACTTGGTGGTGGAGCAACTTGCGGTGCTTGTGATGGTCTAGGTACAAAATTATTTTGAGACCGTTGTTGCAAAGTGAAACCAAGTGGTCTTGAAGATGAAGACTGTGGAGCAAtttgttgttgattcccataaCAAAGATTTGGATGATCACGCCAGCCAGGATTATAAGTTTGTGAAAAGGGTTCATAGTACATCTGACGTAATTGACTAGGGAAATTCCCTACAGCATTAACACCCTCAGTTTCTCCCTCAAATAAAGTAGGGCAAGTATCAGTAGCATGCCCCACAACTTGACAGATTCCACATGGCCTCACCTGTTGGCCTAAAGCTAATTGTTGTACCACTGTAGTTAATTGAGCCAATTGTTGACCCAGCGAATTAGCATTAGAGGTGCTCACTTCATTAGCTGATTTGAGTGGTGGAATAGGATCTTGGCGAATGCCAAACTGTTGTGAGTTGGcagccatattagaaatcaagctcctAGTTGCAGCAGGAGTCTTATCAACTAGTGCATCCCCACTGGCTGCATCAATCATACTCCTATCCAGTGattgtaatccttcataaaagtacTGAATGAGGAGTTTTTCACTTATCTGATGATGAGGGCAACTAGCACACAATcgcttaaatctctcccaatattcATACAAAGACTCCCCTGTATATTGCCTTATATTACAGATCTCTTTCCTGATGCTTCCAACTTTTGATGCTGGAAAATATCGTTCCAGGAACATAGTCTTCATACCATTCCAGGTTTCAACAGTACCAGGTGGAAGATAGTACAACCACTCTTTAGCTGCATCCTTcagggagaaaggaaaagcttgCAACTTAATTTGTTCTTCAGTCACTACAGCAGGTTTCATACTAGAACAAACAATATGAAACTCCTTCAAATGTTTATTCGGATCCTCACCAGGCAGCCCATGGAAAGAAGGCAATAAGTGGATGAGGCCCGACTTTAGCTCAAATTTTACATCCAACGGTGGATGCTGGATGCAAAGTGGTTGTTGGTCAAGATTTGGCGCTACCAACTCTTTCAATGTCCTTTGCTGGGCCATTGTTCTATAGGATCGAACTGAATCATCAGAATCAGATTCGTTGTTAGACGGTAATGGCACTTTAACCAGATTGACTTGTGGAGCAAGATGTTGAAGAGTGGATTATCGGTGATAGTCCTTAAAGAACGAGAAGCTGACGATGACTCAAGATATTGTTTAAGCCCAAATAACCTTTCTTGGGTATCGTCTTCACCAGACATATAC contains the following coding sequences:
- the LOC133792396 gene encoding uncharacterized protein LOC133792396; translated protein: MAQQRTLKELVAPNLDQQPLCIQHPPLDVKFELKSGLIHLLPSFHGLPGEDPNKHLKEFHIVCSSMKPAVVTEEQIKLQAFPFSLKDAAKEWLYYLPPGTVETWNGMKTMFLERYFPASKVGSIRKEICNIRQYTGESLYEYWERFKRLCASCPHHQISEKLLIQYFYEGLQSLDRSMIDAASGDALVDKTPAATRSLISNMAANSQQFGIRQDPIPPLKSANEVSTSNANSLGQQLAQLTTVVQQLALGQQVRPCGICQVVGHATDTCPTLFEGETEGVNAVGNFPSQLRQMYYEPFSQTYNPGWRDHPNLCYGNQQQIAPQSSSSRPLGFTLQQRSQNNFVPRPSQAPQVAPPPSAKPSTEDLINALATNTLQFQQTTQASIKSLENQVGQLAASYNRLEAHLSNKLPS